Proteins encoded in a region of the Corallococcus caeni genome:
- the poxB gene encoding ubiquinone-dependent pyruvate dehydrogenase, translating into MKRTAADQFVEVLALAGVKRIYGVVGDSLNAITEALRKRGDIEWVPMRSEEAAAFAAGAEAHLTGQLAVCAGSCGPGNTHLINGLYDCHRSRVPVLAIAAQIPSVELGTGYFQETHPENLFRECSHYCELISAPNQMQRTAEIAVRNALGKRGVSVVVIPGDVAQQKEEPSRPPTAESLRLSAPQVLPSAESLEQLATLLNAGGRVTLLCGAGCEDAGPQVVELAKRLQAPVVSALRGKEFVEKDNPHFVGLTGLIGYASGYWAMIDCDVLVMLGTDFPYRQFYPDREDTRVIQVDVRPENIGKRTRVDLGVVGSVTPTLQALLPRLEARSDAKHLERALAHYRKTREELDALGQGTVGRKPIHPPQVARAFDLQGADDAIFTCDVGLPTVWAARYATMKGGRRLVGSFNHGSMASALAQAIGAQKAFPDRQVVSFSGDGGFTMLMGDVLTLVQLSLPIKIVVFNNSSLGFVAMEQQVGGMLSVGTAMHPTNFAALAEALGMKGLRVEDPGQVDEAVQQALATPGPVLVDAVVSKAELVMPPRITASMAAGFTLFGIKALLNGRTTEVLELARTNLWR; encoded by the coding sequence ATGAAGCGGACGGCGGCGGATCAATTCGTGGAGGTCCTCGCGCTCGCGGGGGTGAAGCGCATCTACGGGGTGGTGGGCGACAGCCTCAACGCCATCACCGAGGCGCTGCGCAAGCGCGGCGACATCGAATGGGTCCCCATGCGCAGCGAGGAGGCCGCCGCCTTCGCGGCCGGCGCGGAGGCGCACCTCACCGGGCAGCTCGCGGTGTGCGCGGGCAGCTGCGGCCCCGGCAACACCCACCTCATCAACGGCCTCTATGACTGCCACCGCAGCCGGGTGCCGGTGCTGGCCATCGCGGCGCAGATTCCCTCCGTGGAGCTGGGCACCGGCTACTTCCAGGAGACCCACCCGGAGAACCTCTTCCGCGAGTGCAGCCACTACTGCGAGCTCATCTCCGCCCCCAACCAGATGCAGCGCACCGCGGAGATCGCCGTGCGCAACGCCCTGGGCAAGCGCGGCGTGTCCGTGGTGGTGATCCCCGGCGACGTCGCGCAGCAGAAGGAGGAGCCATCCCGGCCGCCCACCGCGGAGTCCCTGCGGCTCTCCGCGCCCCAGGTGCTGCCCTCCGCCGAATCACTGGAGCAGCTGGCCACGCTGCTCAACGCCGGGGGCCGCGTGACGCTCCTGTGTGGCGCGGGCTGCGAGGACGCGGGGCCGCAGGTGGTGGAGCTGGCGAAGCGGCTCCAGGCGCCCGTCGTCTCCGCCCTCCGGGGCAAGGAGTTCGTGGAGAAGGACAACCCCCACTTCGTGGGGCTCACGGGGCTCATCGGCTACGCGTCCGGGTACTGGGCGATGATCGACTGCGACGTGCTGGTGATGCTGGGCACGGACTTCCCCTACCGGCAGTTCTACCCGGACCGCGAGGACACGCGCGTCATCCAGGTGGACGTGCGCCCGGAGAACATCGGCAAGCGCACGCGCGTGGACCTGGGCGTGGTGGGCAGCGTGACGCCGACGCTCCAGGCGCTCCTGCCCAGGCTGGAGGCCCGTAGCGACGCGAAGCACCTGGAGCGCGCGCTCGCGCACTACCGCAAGACGCGTGAGGAGTTGGACGCGCTGGGGCAGGGCACTGTCGGCCGCAAGCCCATCCACCCGCCGCAGGTGGCCCGCGCGTTCGACCTCCAGGGGGCCGACGACGCCATCTTCACCTGCGACGTGGGCCTGCCCACGGTGTGGGCCGCGCGCTACGCGACCATGAAGGGCGGCCGGAGGTTGGTGGGCTCCTTCAACCACGGCTCCATGGCCAGCGCGCTCGCGCAGGCGATTGGCGCGCAGAAGGCCTTCCCGGACCGGCAGGTCGTCTCCTTCTCCGGCGACGGCGGCTTCACGATGCTGATGGGGGACGTGCTCACCCTGGTGCAGCTGTCGCTGCCCATCAAGATCGTCGTGTTCAACAACAGCTCCCTGGGCTTCGTGGCCATGGAGCAGCAGGTGGGCGGCATGCTCAGCGTGGGCACCGCGATGCACCCCACGAACTTCGCCGCGCTGGCGGAAGCGCTGGGCATGAAGGGACTGCGCGTGGAGGATCCGGGGCAGGTGGACGAAGCCGTCCAGCAGGCGCTCGCGACGCCGGGCCCCGTGCTGGTGGACGCCGTGGTCAGCAAGGCGGAGCTGGTGATGCCCCCGCGCATCACCGCGTCCATGGCCGCGGGCTTCACCCTGTTCGGCATCAAGGCCCTGCTCAACGGCCGCACCACCGAGGTGCTGGAACTGGCGCGCACGAACCTCTGGCGCTGA
- a CDS encoding LytR/AlgR family response regulator transcription factor has product MAELRVLLVDDEPLARKGLRQALARHPDAVVSGECRDGREAVEAIRAQRPHLVLLDVQMPELDGFGVLREVGAEHMPAVIFVTAFDTFAVKAFTVHAVDYLVKPFDDARFDEALARARQRLRAGEAAELGRRLADLLADAGPAPRPAEPPADRLLVRVGLRSVLVPVADIEWIEADDYCVTLHADGKAHVLRESLAALEARLDPERFVRIHRSAIVNVECIQEVHRPSPTEQVVVLRSGQRLRVSRSRREHLERRLGRAR; this is encoded by the coding sequence ATGGCTGAGCTGCGGGTGCTGCTGGTGGATGACGAGCCATTGGCCCGGAAGGGATTGCGTCAGGCTCTCGCACGCCATCCGGACGCCGTGGTGAGCGGTGAGTGCCGCGACGGCCGGGAGGCGGTGGAGGCCATCCGCGCCCAGCGGCCCCACCTGGTGCTGCTGGACGTGCAGATGCCGGAGCTGGATGGCTTCGGCGTGCTGCGCGAAGTGGGCGCGGAGCACATGCCCGCCGTCATCTTCGTCACCGCGTTCGACACCTTCGCCGTGAAGGCCTTCACCGTGCACGCGGTGGACTACCTGGTGAAGCCCTTCGACGACGCGCGCTTCGACGAGGCCCTGGCCCGGGCCCGCCAGCGGCTGCGCGCGGGCGAGGCCGCGGAGCTGGGGCGGCGGCTCGCGGACCTGTTGGCGGACGCGGGCCCGGCGCCAAGGCCCGCCGAACCTCCCGCGGACCGGCTGCTGGTGCGCGTGGGCCTGCGCTCCGTGCTCGTCCCGGTCGCGGACATCGAGTGGATCGAAGCGGACGACTACTGCGTCACGCTGCACGCGGACGGCAAGGCCCACGTGCTGCGCGAGAGCCTGGCGGCACTGGAGGCGCGGTTGGATCCGGAGCGCTTCGTTCGCATCCACCGCTCCGCCATCGTCAACGTGGAGTGCATCCAGGAGGTGCACCGGCCCTCGCCCACGGAGCAGGTGGTGGTGCTGCGAAGCGGCCAGCGCCTGCGAGTGAGCCGCAGCCGCCGTGAACACCTGGAGCGACGCCTGGGCCGGGCCCGCTGA
- a CDS encoding sensor histidine kinase: MKSAAPAGRLAGLLDSVEDASGSAWRAWAKRAAVWSAPALFSALETYTFSRGMPEPPALWRVLAAQVPAWYVWLPLTPWLARLAAREPLSPPRPRPVFVHLAACLGVGALFAGVYAVTTAVFMPMPGRETAWAARWLQVWWGWLPMMGMAYATVLAVASATRASQRARDSERQAAALAVQLAESRLLALQTQLQPHFLFNTLNAIVVLVRERETEEAARMLVLLSDLLRQLLQQGATQEVSLRDEVAVLSRYLELQQLRFADRLRVEWAVEPDALDARVPHLVLQPLAENALRHGIGMRSASGVLRIRARRRGDALELTVSDDGPGLPPDFDLEAASGIGLSNTRARLSQLYGEAGQLRVANAEGHGTVATVLLPWRSMPGTARVAHG; the protein is encoded by the coding sequence GTGAAGTCCGCCGCGCCCGCCGGTAGACTCGCGGGCCTCTTGGACTCCGTGGAAGACGCATCCGGAAGTGCGTGGCGAGCCTGGGCGAAGCGGGCCGCCGTGTGGTCCGCGCCCGCGCTCTTCTCCGCGCTGGAGACGTACACCTTCAGCCGGGGCATGCCCGAGCCGCCCGCGCTATGGCGGGTGCTCGCCGCACAGGTGCCCGCCTGGTACGTGTGGCTGCCGCTCACGCCGTGGCTCGCCCGGCTCGCGGCGCGTGAGCCCTTGAGCCCCCCGCGTCCGCGCCCGGTGTTCGTGCACCTGGCGGCGTGCCTGGGCGTGGGGGCCCTCTTCGCGGGTGTGTACGCGGTGACGACGGCCGTGTTCATGCCCATGCCTGGAAGGGAGACGGCCTGGGCCGCGCGCTGGCTGCAGGTGTGGTGGGGCTGGCTGCCGATGATGGGCATGGCCTACGCGACGGTGCTGGCGGTGGCCTCCGCCACCCGGGCCTCCCAGCGAGCGCGGGACAGCGAGCGGCAGGCCGCGGCGCTCGCGGTGCAGCTGGCCGAGTCCCGGCTGCTCGCGCTCCAGACGCAGCTGCAACCGCACTTCTTGTTCAACACGCTCAACGCCATCGTCGTGCTGGTGCGCGAGCGGGAGACGGAAGAGGCCGCGCGCATGCTGGTGTTGCTGAGCGACCTGCTTCGTCAGCTGCTCCAGCAGGGCGCCACCCAGGAGGTGTCCCTGCGCGACGAGGTGGCGGTGCTGTCACGCTACCTGGAGCTCCAGCAGCTGCGCTTCGCGGACCGGCTGCGCGTGGAGTGGGCCGTGGAGCCGGACGCGCTGGATGCCCGGGTGCCCCACCTGGTGCTCCAGCCGCTCGCGGAGAACGCGCTCCGTCACGGCATCGGCATGCGGTCCGCGTCCGGGGTGCTGCGCATCCGTGCGCGGCGGCGCGGTGACGCGCTGGAGCTGACCGTGAGTGACGACGGCCCGGGGTTGCCCCCGGACTTCGACCTGGAAGCGGCCAGCGGGATTGGCCTGTCGAACACGCGCGCGCGCCTGTCGCAGCTCTACGGCGAAGCCGGGCAACTGCGCGTCGCCAACGCGGAAGGGCATGGCACCGTGGCCACGGTCCTGTTGCCATGGCGTTCCATGCCGGGCACCGCCAGGGTGGCGCATGGCTGA
- a CDS encoding zinc-binding alcohol dehydrogenase family protein yields the protein MRAVALTKYLPSDHPEAFVDVELPDPTPGPGDLLVRVRAVSVNPVDVKVRAPKDKVEASPRVLGWDAAGVVEAVGRDVKRFRPGDEVFYAGSIAKPGTDSELHVVDARIVGRKPKGLTFAQAAALPLTSITAWELLFERLGVPQRKTGTPKDALLVVGGAGGVGSMAIQLASKLTDLTVIATASRPETVEWCKSLGAHHVVDHRQPLAAQVQALVPGGVRYVMALTATEQHFAQLVELMAPFGHLGIIDDPQTPLDVNAMKRKSLALHWELMFTRALYDADPLSQQRLLDTVADLVEAGTLRTTMTQDFGPLTAANLRRAHAAVETGRTLGKIVLSGFP from the coding sequence ATGCGAGCTGTCGCCCTCACGAAGTACCTCCCCAGTGACCACCCCGAAGCCTTCGTCGACGTGGAGCTCCCCGACCCCACGCCCGGCCCCGGCGACCTGCTGGTGCGCGTGCGCGCCGTGTCGGTGAACCCGGTGGACGTGAAGGTGCGCGCGCCCAAGGACAAGGTGGAGGCCTCACCGCGCGTGCTCGGCTGGGACGCGGCGGGCGTGGTGGAGGCGGTGGGCCGGGACGTGAAGCGCTTCCGCCCCGGTGACGAGGTGTTCTACGCGGGCTCCATCGCGAAGCCCGGCACGGACTCCGAGCTGCACGTCGTGGACGCGCGCATCGTGGGCCGCAAGCCCAAGGGGCTGACGTTCGCCCAGGCGGCCGCGCTGCCGCTCACCTCCATCACCGCGTGGGAGCTGCTGTTCGAGCGCCTGGGCGTGCCCCAGCGGAAGACGGGCACCCCGAAGGACGCGCTGCTCGTGGTGGGCGGCGCGGGCGGCGTGGGGTCCATGGCCATCCAGCTCGCCAGCAAGCTGACGGACCTCACGGTCATCGCCACCGCGTCGCGGCCGGAGACGGTGGAGTGGTGCAAGTCGTTGGGCGCTCACCACGTGGTGGACCACCGCCAGCCGCTGGCGGCGCAGGTGCAGGCGCTGGTGCCCGGTGGCGTGCGCTACGTGATGGCGCTCACCGCGACGGAGCAGCACTTCGCGCAGCTGGTGGAGCTGATGGCCCCGTTCGGGCACCTGGGCATCATCGACGACCCGCAGACGCCGCTCGACGTGAACGCGATGAAGCGCAAGAGCCTGGCGCTGCACTGGGAGCTGATGTTCACCCGCGCCCTCTACGACGCGGATCCGCTGTCCCAGCAGCGGCTGCTCGACACCGTGGCGGACCTGGTGGAGGCGGGGACGCTGCGCACCACCATGACCCAGGACTTCGGGCCGCTCACCGCCGCCAACCTGCGGCGCGCGCACGCGGCGGTGGAGACGGGCCGCACGCTGGGGAAGATTGTGCTGAGCGGCTTTCCCTGA
- a CDS encoding winged helix-turn-helix transcriptional regulator, which produces MARHKTYDCSSGCPVSATLDVIGGKWKGLILYHLLEGTLRFGELRKRIPDVTQRMLTQHLRELEESGLVHRQVYAEVPPRVEYSLTPQGQTLRGVIAALKSWGETYLGRKAPEQAASKRRLAAVAGR; this is translated from the coding sequence ATGGCCCGGCACAAGACCTATGACTGCTCCTCTGGTTGTCCGGTGTCCGCGACGCTGGATGTGATTGGCGGCAAGTGGAAGGGGCTCATCCTCTACCACCTGCTCGAAGGCACGCTCCGCTTCGGAGAGCTGCGCAAGCGCATCCCGGACGTCACGCAGCGGATGCTCACGCAGCACCTGCGCGAGCTGGAGGAGAGCGGGCTCGTGCACCGGCAGGTGTACGCGGAGGTCCCTCCGCGCGTCGAATACAGCCTCACGCCGCAAGGCCAGACACTGCGCGGCGTGATTGCCGCGCTCAAGTCCTGGGGAGAGACGTACCTGGGTCGGAAGGCCCCGGAGCAGGCGGCCTCGAAGCGCCGGCTCGCCGCCGTCGCGGGCCGCTGA
- the trhA gene encoding PAQR family membrane homeostasis protein TrhA — translation MEKPKLRGVLHQWAAAFAVGAGVVLVAMAPTPRTVLASSLYALSLVGLFTISATYHRVNWSPKARAWMRRADHAAIFLLIAGTYTPVILLGLPPEVGNTLMAWLYAGAVLGILQSLFWVGAPKWVTAALAIGVGWTMMPYFGDVFRALGTSAIVLILGGGLAYTLGALAYAFKRPNPRPGVFGYHEVFHAMTLVGAGLHFVLVLRMVRAAG, via the coding sequence ATGGAGAAGCCGAAGCTGCGGGGCGTGCTGCACCAGTGGGCGGCGGCGTTCGCGGTGGGGGCGGGGGTGGTGCTGGTGGCGATGGCGCCCACGCCGCGCACGGTGCTGGCGTCCTCGCTGTACGCGCTGAGCCTGGTGGGGCTGTTCACCATCAGCGCGACGTACCACCGGGTGAACTGGTCCCCGAAGGCGCGTGCGTGGATGCGGCGGGCGGACCACGCGGCCATCTTCCTGCTCATCGCGGGGACGTACACGCCGGTCATCCTGCTGGGGCTGCCGCCGGAGGTGGGCAACACGCTGATGGCGTGGCTCTACGCGGGCGCGGTGCTGGGCATCCTGCAATCGCTGTTCTGGGTGGGCGCGCCCAAGTGGGTGACGGCGGCGCTGGCCATTGGAGTGGGGTGGACGATGATGCCGTACTTCGGCGACGTCTTCCGCGCGCTGGGCACCTCCGCCATCGTGCTCATCCTTGGCGGAGGGTTGGCGTACACGCTGGGGGCGCTCGCGTATGCCTTCAAGCGGCCCAACCCCCGGCCGGGCGTCTTCGGCTACCACGAGGTGTTCCACGCCATGACGCTGGTGGGCGCGGGGCTGCACTTCGTGCTGGTGCTGCGCATGGTGCGCGCGGCGGGGTAG
- a CDS encoding TetR/AcrR family transcriptional regulator codes for MKKRQRLTGAERRVQLMEIGRAAFASKGYEATSIEEVAQQAGVSKPIVYEHFGAKEGLYAAIVDREMDDLVARVSASIAQGTPRQRFEDAVLAFMAYVKDEPAGFAVLTRDSPTAAARRGLTRVIDDLAQRVGDVFRSEFERAGYPSKVAPIYANALVGMVTQVGHWWAAEGKAFSTENVARHVAALGWMGLRHLPKDPVPPGAKREAKRRG; via the coding sequence TTGAAGAAGAGACAGCGGCTGACGGGCGCCGAGCGCCGGGTCCAGTTGATGGAGATTGGGCGGGCGGCCTTCGCGTCGAAGGGCTACGAGGCGACGTCCATCGAGGAGGTCGCCCAGCAGGCGGGCGTGTCCAAGCCCATCGTCTACGAGCACTTCGGAGCGAAGGAGGGACTGTACGCGGCCATCGTGGACCGGGAGATGGACGACCTGGTGGCGCGCGTGTCGGCGAGCATCGCGCAGGGCACGCCCCGGCAGCGCTTCGAGGACGCGGTGCTGGCGTTCATGGCCTACGTGAAGGACGAGCCGGCGGGCTTCGCGGTGCTCACGCGGGACTCGCCCACGGCGGCGGCGCGGCGCGGACTGACGCGCGTCATCGACGACCTGGCCCAGCGCGTGGGGGACGTCTTCCGCAGCGAGTTCGAGCGCGCCGGCTACCCGTCCAAGGTGGCGCCCATCTACGCCAACGCGCTGGTGGGCATGGTGACGCAGGTGGGCCACTGGTGGGCCGCGGAGGGCAAGGCCTTCTCCACGGAGAACGTGGCCCGCCACGTGGCGGCGCTCGGGTGGATGGGGTTGCGGCACCTCCCCAAGGACCCCGTCCCGCCCGGCGCGAAGCGCGAGGCGAAGCGCCGGGGCTGA
- a CDS encoding M4 family metallopeptidase: MRIRHYASLASFLLLGSACGPTETIEDSSKAVAQQDSALAAKPVRGDGLRRLQAERPGFFKGAGELTSRRFHVDARGQAHERLTQTFQGVPVFGAAAIVHLGANGAVEGVTDRLVRDLKVETTPRLKADEAIQRAVAAQEAAGSVLTGAPRADLQILADPKDTRLTWRVQLATVDVDGLPSMPNVFIDARTGDTVWGFDNLQTSRNRKTYTAKNRTTLPGTLVRSEGQGPSGDALLDQAHDNAGFTYDFYANVFGRDSYDGLGTALTSSVHYSKNYVNAFWDGTQMVYGDGDGVQSSALTVLDVVGHELTHAVTDTSSELIYANESGALNEAMSDIFGASIEAYRDGAVSANTWKIGEECWTPATAGDALRYMNDPAIAGDYDYYPTRYTGTSDSGGVHWNSGIANLAFHLMVKGGTHPRGKTSNVVPALDANTYASIQKGAAIFYRANTVYLTPGSTFSDARGATAQAAADLYGSSAVTSVNEAWTAVGVAAPPTWTTLATLTNVSGARNSNTNLSYVKPSGATAMRFQLAGGTGDADLYVKFGSAPTTTSYDCRSAGATSDESCTINAAQSGTYYVLIRAYSAFSGSTFTVSSGQ, translated from the coding sequence ATGCGCATCCGTCATTACGCCTCGCTCGCGTCCTTCCTGCTGCTGGGAAGCGCCTGCGGTCCGACTGAAACCATTGAAGACAGTTCGAAGGCCGTGGCACAGCAGGACAGCGCGCTGGCCGCGAAGCCGGTGCGTGGCGACGGCCTGCGCCGGCTCCAGGCGGAGCGCCCCGGCTTCTTCAAGGGCGCGGGGGAGCTGACCTCGCGGCGCTTCCACGTGGATGCGCGCGGCCAGGCGCATGAGCGCCTCACGCAGACCTTCCAGGGCGTGCCTGTCTTTGGCGCGGCGGCCATCGTCCACCTGGGCGCGAACGGCGCGGTCGAGGGCGTGACGGACCGGCTCGTGCGCGACCTCAAGGTGGAGACCACGCCCCGGCTCAAGGCGGACGAGGCCATCCAGCGCGCCGTGGCCGCTCAGGAGGCGGCGGGCAGCGTGCTCACGGGCGCGCCCCGGGCGGACCTGCAGATCCTCGCGGACCCGAAGGACACCCGCCTGACGTGGCGCGTGCAGCTGGCGACGGTGGACGTGGACGGCCTGCCCTCCATGCCCAACGTCTTCATCGACGCGCGGACGGGCGACACCGTCTGGGGCTTCGACAACCTGCAGACCAGCCGCAACCGCAAGACGTACACGGCGAAGAACCGCACGACGCTGCCGGGCACGCTGGTGCGCAGCGAGGGCCAGGGCCCGTCGGGCGACGCGCTGCTAGACCAGGCCCACGACAACGCGGGCTTCACGTATGACTTCTACGCCAACGTGTTCGGCCGGGACAGCTACGACGGGCTGGGCACGGCGCTCACCTCCAGCGTCCACTACAGCAAGAACTACGTGAACGCGTTCTGGGACGGCACGCAGATGGTCTACGGCGACGGCGACGGCGTGCAGTCCAGCGCGCTCACCGTGCTGGACGTCGTCGGCCACGAGCTCACGCACGCCGTCACCGACACGTCCTCGGAGCTCATCTACGCCAACGAGTCCGGCGCGCTGAACGAGGCCATGTCCGACATCTTCGGCGCCTCCATCGAGGCGTACCGGGACGGCGCCGTCAGCGCCAACACCTGGAAGATTGGCGAGGAGTGCTGGACGCCGGCCACCGCGGGCGACGCCTTGCGCTACATGAACGACCCGGCCATCGCGGGGGACTACGACTACTACCCCACGCGCTACACCGGCACGTCCGACAGCGGCGGCGTGCACTGGAACTCCGGCATCGCGAACCTGGCGTTCCACCTGATGGTCAAGGGCGGCACGCACCCGCGCGGCAAGACGAGCAACGTGGTGCCCGCGCTCGACGCCAACACCTACGCCAGCATCCAGAAGGGCGCGGCCATCTTCTACCGCGCGAACACCGTCTACCTGACGCCGGGCAGCACCTTCTCCGACGCGCGCGGCGCCACCGCGCAGGCCGCCGCCGACCTGTACGGCTCCAGCGCCGTCACGTCCGTCAACGAGGCGTGGACCGCCGTGGGCGTGGCCGCGCCGCCGACCTGGACGACCCTCGCGACGCTGACCAACGTCTCCGGCGCCCGCAACAGCAACACGAACCTCAGCTACGTCAAGCCGTCCGGCGCCACCGCGATGCGCTTCCAACTGGCCGGCGGCACGGGTGACGCGGACCTGTACGTGAAGTTCGGCAGCGCGCCCACGACCACCAGCTACGACTGCCGCTCCGCGGGCGCCACCAGCGACGAGTCCTGCACCATCAACGCCGCGCAGTCGGGCACCTACTACGTGCTCATCCGCGCCTACAGCGCGTTCTCCGGCTCCACCTTCACGGTGAGCTCCGGGCAGTAG
- a CDS encoding propionate--CoA ligase — translation MGSYLDFYRRSIEAPEAFWAEQARLIDWERPFDAVLDASRPPFARWFVGGRTNLCHNAVDRHLATRADQPALVFESSETDQRRQYTYAQLHAEVNRVAAMLGSLGVKRGDRVIVYMPMVPEAVFVLLACTRLGAIHSVVFGGFAAHSLALRIDDAKPVLLVTADAGMRAGRVIPYKPLVDEALSLAKHPPAQVLVLDRGLVPGSPVTPGRDVDFATLGARHEGAQVPVEWLESSEPSYILYTSGTTGKPKGVQRDTGGYAVALAASMRHIYTGQPGEAMFTASDIGWVVGHSYIVYGPLLNGMTTVLYEGLPIRPDAAVWWRLIEHHKVSVMFTSPTAIRILKKQDAAFLERHDTSRLRYLFLAGEPLDAPTHAWISDALPATQVLDNYWQTETGWPILGPVPGVEPRKRKLGSPGTAIYGYRVKLVDGLSGEEVTAPNHKGVLVIEPPLPPGCLSTVWGDDARFVSTYFSSFDTPLYNTFDWATRDEDGDYFILGRTDDVINVAGHRLGTREIEEAISGHPGVAEVAVVGVKDELKGQVVMAFAVPRDPARLHREEDRDALAREVMDTVGRTLGAVARPAAVYVVANLPKTRSGKLLRRSIQAVAEDREPGDLTTIEDPGALEGIQAAVKARPPKP, via the coding sequence ATGGGCAGCTATCTGGACTTCTACCGCCGCTCCATTGAAGCGCCGGAGGCGTTCTGGGCGGAGCAGGCCCGTCTCATCGACTGGGAGCGGCCCTTCGACGCGGTGCTGGATGCCTCCCGACCGCCCTTCGCGCGCTGGTTCGTCGGCGGGCGCACCAACCTGTGCCACAACGCCGTGGACCGGCACCTGGCCACCCGCGCGGACCAGCCGGCGCTCGTCTTTGAATCCTCCGAAACGGACCAGCGCCGCCAGTACACCTACGCGCAGCTGCACGCGGAGGTGAACCGCGTGGCGGCCATGCTGGGCTCGCTGGGCGTGAAGCGCGGCGACCGCGTCATCGTCTACATGCCCATGGTGCCGGAGGCCGTCTTCGTGCTGCTCGCGTGCACGCGGCTGGGGGCCATCCACTCGGTGGTGTTCGGCGGCTTCGCGGCGCACAGCCTGGCCCTGCGCATCGACGACGCGAAGCCCGTGCTGCTGGTGACGGCGGACGCGGGCATGCGCGCGGGCCGGGTCATCCCCTACAAGCCGCTGGTGGATGAGGCCCTGTCGCTCGCGAAGCACCCGCCCGCGCAGGTGCTGGTGCTGGACCGGGGCCTGGTGCCCGGCAGCCCCGTCACGCCGGGGCGCGACGTGGACTTCGCCACGCTGGGCGCGCGGCACGAAGGGGCCCAGGTGCCGGTGGAGTGGCTGGAGTCCTCCGAGCCCAGCTACATCCTCTACACGTCCGGCACCACCGGGAAGCCCAAGGGCGTGCAGCGCGACACGGGCGGCTACGCGGTGGCGCTGGCCGCGTCCATGCGCCACATCTACACGGGGCAGCCCGGCGAGGCGATGTTCACCGCCTCCGACATCGGCTGGGTGGTGGGCCACTCGTACATCGTCTACGGCCCGCTCCTGAACGGCATGACGACGGTCCTCTACGAGGGCCTGCCCATCCGGCCGGATGCCGCCGTCTGGTGGCGCCTCATCGAGCACCACAAGGTGAGCGTGATGTTCACGTCCCCCACCGCCATCCGCATCCTGAAGAAGCAGGACGCCGCGTTCCTCGAGCGCCACGACACCTCCCGCCTGCGCTACCTGTTCCTCGCCGGGGAGCCGCTGGATGCGCCCACGCACGCGTGGATTTCGGACGCGCTGCCGGCCACGCAGGTGCTGGACAACTACTGGCAGACGGAGACGGGCTGGCCCATCCTGGGGCCCGTCCCCGGAGTGGAACCGCGCAAGCGCAAGCTGGGCTCACCGGGCACGGCCATCTACGGCTACCGCGTGAAGCTGGTGGACGGCTTGAGCGGGGAAGAGGTGACGGCGCCGAACCACAAGGGCGTGCTTGTGATTGAGCCGCCGCTGCCGCCGGGGTGCCTGTCCACGGTGTGGGGGGACGACGCGCGCTTCGTCTCCACGTACTTCTCCAGCTTCGACACGCCCCTCTACAACACCTTCGACTGGGCCACGCGCGACGAGGACGGGGACTACTTCATCCTGGGCCGCACGGACGACGTCATCAACGTGGCGGGCCACCGGCTGGGCACGCGGGAGATTGAAGAGGCCATCAGCGGCCACCCGGGCGTCGCGGAGGTGGCGGTGGTGGGCGTGAAGGACGAGCTCAAGGGCCAGGTGGTGATGGCCTTCGCCGTGCCCAGGGACCCCGCGCGCCTGCATCGCGAGGAGGACCGCGACGCCCTCGCCCGCGAGGTGATGGACACGGTGGGCCGCACGCTGGGGGCCGTGGCCCGCCCCGCGGCCGTGTACGTGGTGGCGAACCTGCCCAAGACGCGCTCCGGCAAGCTGCTGCGCCGGAGCATCCAGGCGGTGGCGGAGGACCGCGAGCCGGGGGACCTCACCACCATCGAGGACCCGGGCGCCCTGGAGGGCATCCAGGCCGCCGTGAAGGCGCGGCCCCCGAAGCCCTGA